In the Topomyia yanbarensis strain Yona2022 chromosome 3, ASM3024719v1, whole genome shotgun sequence genome, one interval contains:
- the LOC131689896 gene encoding uncharacterized protein LOC131689896 isoform X1: MNSAGSVRGSNASSNGKEPSKRFSIHDAFEEETDEVIKVYGTTVISTPIRAKARSPDDISIRVHQDQRTLKYTDDTTSRDSDSLIQEYGNLSTNDTYTYCWRHPKVRENWRTVLAAATLLVIGTGLIAMGAYAIAEPHNGSQAAVFFVAGFICFVPGAYHVVYIWLAARGYRGFDFYHLPLFT; encoded by the exons ATGAACTCAGCCGGAAGTGTCCGTGGATCAAATGCAAGTAGTAATGGCAAAGAGCCCAGCAAACGCTTCTCGATTCATGATGCCTTCGAAGAGGAGACGGACGAGGTGATCAAAGTTTACGGCACGACCGTAATATCAACACCGATACGAGCCAAAGCCCGATCACCGGATGACATTTCGATACGAGTACATCAAGATCAAAG GACTCTAAAGTACACCGATGATACCACCTCTAGGGATAGCGACTCACTGATACAGGAGTACGGGAATTTATCCACCAACGACACCTACACCTACTGCTGGCGGCATCCAAAGGTACGGGAAAATTGGCGCACGGTGCTGGCCGCCGCCACCCTGCTGGTCATCGGAACCGGCCTGATAGCGATGGGAGCATACGCTATTGCCGAACCTCACAACGGCTCACAGGCTGCAGTTTTCTTCGTTGCCGGATTTATTTGCTTCGTACCCGGAGCGTACCACGTCGTGTACATCTGGCTAGCAGCTCGCGGTTATCGAGGCTTTGATTTCTACCATCTGCCTTTGTTCACGTAA
- the LOC131689896 gene encoding transmembrane protein 134 isoform X2 — protein MNSAGSVRGSNASSNGKEPSKRFSIHDAFEEETDEVIKVYGTTVISTPIRAKARSPDDISIRVHQDQRDSDSLIQEYGNLSTNDTYTYCWRHPKVRENWRTVLAAATLLVIGTGLIAMGAYAIAEPHNGSQAAVFFVAGFICFVPGAYHVVYIWLAARGYRGFDFYHLPLFT, from the exons ATGAACTCAGCCGGAAGTGTCCGTGGATCAAATGCAAGTAGTAATGGCAAAGAGCCCAGCAAACGCTTCTCGATTCATGATGCCTTCGAAGAGGAGACGGACGAGGTGATCAAAGTTTACGGCACGACCGTAATATCAACACCGATACGAGCCAAAGCCCGATCACCGGATGACATTTCGATACGAGTACATCAAGATCAAAG GGATAGCGACTCACTGATACAGGAGTACGGGAATTTATCCACCAACGACACCTACACCTACTGCTGGCGGCATCCAAAGGTACGGGAAAATTGGCGCACGGTGCTGGCCGCCGCCACCCTGCTGGTCATCGGAACCGGCCTGATAGCGATGGGAGCATACGCTATTGCCGAACCTCACAACGGCTCACAGGCTGCAGTTTTCTTCGTTGCCGGATTTATTTGCTTCGTACCCGGAGCGTACCACGTCGTGTACATCTGGCTAGCAGCTCGCGGTTATCGAGGCTTTGATTTCTACCATCTGCCTTTGTTCACGTAA